From the genome of Psychrilyobacter atlanticus DSM 19335, one region includes:
- the lpxA gene encoding acyl-ACP--UDP-N-acetylglucosamine O-acyltransferase: MANIHKTAIIGEGAVLGKGVEIGPYSIIGSEVVIGDNTIVESHVVIDGITIIGKNNKIYSYASIGKESQDLKYKGEPTKTIIGDNNKIREFVTIHRGTDDKWETVIGSNNLLMVYVHVAHDVIIGDNCILANNVTLAGHVTVGDFAIIGGLTPIHQFCNIGAHSMTGGGSLIVQDVPPYILAEGSRAVARGLNSVGLSRRGFSKEDISTLKKVYRLIFRSKMLLKDSLAEIEETYGENEYVKNFLEFVRNSSRGIIK; this comes from the coding sequence ATGGCTAACATACATAAAACCGCAATCATTGGGGAGGGAGCTGTACTTGGTAAAGGTGTAGAAATAGGTCCCTACAGTATCATTGGTAGCGAAGTAGTAATAGGGGATAATACTATAGTTGAATCTCATGTTGTGATAGACGGAATTACTATAATAGGTAAAAACAATAAGATCTACTCATATGCCTCCATAGGAAAGGAATCACAAGACCTTAAATATAAAGGGGAACCTACTAAGACCATAATAGGTGACAACAATAAAATAAGGGAATTTGTAACTATCCATAGGGGAACAGATGATAAGTGGGAAACTGTAATAGGGAGTAATAATCTGCTTATGGTATACGTACATGTAGCCCATGATGTAATCATAGGGGATAACTGTATTTTGGCTAATAATGTAACTTTAGCAGGACATGTAACTGTGGGAGATTTTGCAATTATAGGTGGATTAACGCCGATACATCAATTTTGTAATATCGGGGCTCACAGTATGACTGGAGGGGGATCCCTTATCGTTCAAGATGTACCGCCGTATATTCTGGCAGAAGGATCTCGTGCAGTAGCTCGTGGATTAAATAGTGTAGGTCTTTCTAGAAGAGGATTTTCAAAGGAAGATATATCTACATTAAAAAAAGTATATAGATTAATATTTAGATCTAAGATGTTATTAAAGGATTCTTTAGCTGAGATAGAAGAAACATATGGTGAAAATGAGTATGTAAAAAACTTTTTAGAATTTGTTAGGAATAGTAGTAGGGGGATTATCAAATAA
- the fabZ gene encoding 3-hydroxyacyl-ACP dehydratase FabZ → MMNIAEIKKRIPHRYPFLLVDRVTKIGETTLEAYKNVSVNEEFFNGHFPDYPIMPGVLIVEGMAQALGLLVNADDEPITPLFASIESAKFKKPVVPGDRLVYEVEVIKARRSIVKGRGVAKVDGEVVATADLMFAIMKK, encoded by the coding sequence ATGATGAATATAGCTGAGATAAAAAAGAGAATACCACATAGATACCCGTTTTTATTGGTAGATAGAGTTACAAAAATTGGAGAAACTACTTTGGAAGCCTACAAAAATGTAAGTGTAAATGAAGAATTTTTTAATGGACATTTTCCAGATTACCCAATTATGCCAGGAGTATTAATAGTAGAAGGAATGGCTCAAGCGCTTGGATTATTAGTAAATGCAGATGATGAACCTATTACACCTCTTTTTGCCTCAATTGAAAGTGCAAAATTTAAAAAACCTGTAGTACCTGGAGATAGATTAGTATATGAAGTGGAAGTTATAAAAGCTAGAAGATCTATAGTAAAAGGTAGAGGAGTAGCAAAAGTAGATGGAGAGGTAGTAGCCACAGCAGATCTAATGTTTGCTATTATGAAAAAGTAG
- the lpxC gene encoding UDP-3-O-acyl-N-acetylglucosamine deacetylase has protein sequence MRRKTIAKEITYEGIGLHKGELIKIKLIPVTEKTGIIFKRVDLKEGENEVIMNLENTFDLTRGTNLKNEYEAKVHTIEHFLSALAIFEITDLMVEIDGNELPIGDGSAKIFGELMRDIGTCDLDSEIEELVITEPVYLTKGDKHIVALPHDGFKITYTIKFDHTFLKTQMLEIDLNQDNYLKEIAPARTFGFDYEIEYLRKNNLALGGTLENAIVINKDGVDNPSGLRFEDEFVRHKILDIIGDLKVINRPIKGHIIAIKAGHALDIEFAKLLTK, from the coding sequence ATGAGAAGAAAAACCATTGCGAAAGAGATAACCTATGAGGGAATAGGTCTTCATAAGGGTGAATTGATAAAGATAAAATTAATACCGGTTACAGAAAAAACTGGAATCATATTTAAAAGAGTAGATCTAAAAGAGGGAGAGAATGAGGTAATAATGAACTTAGAAAATACCTTTGATCTGACTCGTGGAACAAATTTAAAAAATGAATATGAGGCTAAAGTTCATACTATTGAACATTTTTTATCGGCGTTAGCCATATTCGAAATAACAGATTTAATGGTAGAGATCGATGGTAATGAATTGCCCATTGGAGATGGAAGTGCCAAAATATTCGGAGAACTGATGAGGGATATAGGAACTTGTGATTTAGACTCTGAGATAGAGGAACTGGTAATAACAGAGCCGGTATATCTGACTAAAGGCGATAAACATATAGTAGCATTACCCCATGATGGATTTAAAATAACCTATACAATAAAATTTGATCATACATTTTTAAAAACACAGATGTTGGAGATAGACCTCAATCAAGATAATTATTTAAAGGAGATAGCACCAGCTAGAACCTTTGGATTTGATTATGAGATAGAGTATTTAAGAAAAAATAACCTGGCTCTAGGGGGAACTTTAGAGAATGCCATAGTAATTAATAAAGATGGTGTGGATAATCCTAGCGGTCTTAGGTTTGAAGATGAATTTGTAAGACATAAAATTTTGGATATAATAGGTGATTTAAAAGTAATCAATAGACCTATAAAAGGTCATATTATTGCTATAAAAGCAGGACATGCACTGGATATAGAATTTGCAAAATTATTAACTAAATAA
- a CDS encoding ATP-dependent helicase, with product MSILNGLNNEQRKAAEKIDGPLLILAGAGSGKTRTVTYRIAHMVLEKSISPYKILAVTFTNKAAKEMRERVESLIGLEAKKVMVSTFHSFGVRLLRVYATKLGYDANFNIYDADDQKKLVGRLMKELVVTNKQLTPASVVSKISKYKEDGDEPADISKDVYNADTRVVAAVYEKYAEELIKNNAMDFADLLINTNKLLDDPEVLEKIQGRYEYVMVDEYQDTNNIQYQIITKIAKKHKNICVVGDEDQSIYGFRGANIKNILDFEKEYKGAMVVKLEQNYRSTQNILGAANSIIKLNTTSRGKNLWTEKEKGHLIEIFSASDGRAEADYILQEIIKGKNNGRSYKDYTILYRTNAQSRVFEEAFLRHRISYKIFGGMQFYQRVEVKDILSYMRVINNPKDTVSLFRIINVPKRKIGAKTIEKIRDFADGNEIIFFEAMGRIEETKLGSAIKVTVLRLYEMLKNIMEESQFLTASEIYDMILEGTNYMNYLTTYDDKFEARMDNVRELRTSIQEMEDSEQYEGFISVGEFLEQTALVAATDDLEEDTDYVKLMTIHNSKGLEFPIVFLVGMEDELFPSSKADFSDDDLEEERRLCYVAITRAEEKLHISHASERMVYGRISYMRDPSRFLKEIDDRYVDYINKAKVAPKKKESKLGGLNLITKADFKVDEKSPFKIGEKVTHKKFGTGIIKDVEAGKRLVIRFRDGDKKLPLVLAEKFLVKE from the coding sequence ATGAGTATATTAAATGGATTAAATAACGAACAGAGAAAAGCAGCAGAAAAAATAGACGGACCGCTACTGATCTTAGCAGGAGCAGGAAGTGGAAAGACAAGAACAGTTACATACAGAATAGCCCATATGGTACTGGAAAAAAGTATCAGTCCATATAAGATTCTGGCTGTAACATTTACAAATAAGGCAGCTAAAGAGATGAGGGAAAGGGTAGAGAGCTTAATTGGATTAGAAGCTAAAAAAGTTATGGTATCTACATTTCATTCATTTGGAGTTAGACTGCTCAGAGTATATGCTACAAAGTTAGGTTATGATGCTAATTTTAATATCTATGATGCAGATGACCAGAAAAAATTAGTAGGGAGATTGATGAAGGAACTGGTAGTAACAAATAAGCAGTTAACACCAGCATCTGTAGTTTCGAAAATCTCTAAATATAAGGAAGACGGTGATGAACCAGCAGATATATCTAAGGATGTTTATAATGCAGACACAAGAGTTGTAGCAGCTGTATATGAAAAATATGCCGAAGAGCTTATAAAAAATAATGCTATGGACTTTGCTGATCTACTTATAAATACCAACAAATTATTGGATGATCCAGAAGTACTAGAAAAGATACAGGGTAGATATGAATATGTAATGGTAGACGAATATCAGGATACCAACAATATTCAGTATCAGATAATAACTAAGATAGCTAAAAAGCACAAAAATATATGTGTTGTTGGAGATGAAGACCAGAGTATATATGGATTTAGAGGAGCTAATATAAAAAATATTCTGGATTTTGAGAAGGAATATAAAGGTGCCATGGTAGTTAAATTGGAGCAGAATTATAGATCTACTCAGAATATATTGGGAGCAGCAAACAGTATTATTAAATTAAATACAACTTCCAGGGGTAAAAATCTTTGGACTGAGAAGGAAAAAGGTCACCTAATTGAGATATTTTCTGCATCAGATGGAAGAGCAGAGGCAGACTATATATTACAAGAAATTATAAAGGGTAAAAATAACGGCAGATCATATAAAGATTATACTATTTTATATAGGACTAATGCTCAGTCAAGGGTATTCGAGGAAGCTTTTCTAAGACATAGGATCAGTTATAAAATATTTGGCGGGATGCAATTCTATCAAAGGGTAGAAGTAAAGGATATCCTTTCGTATATGAGAGTAATAAACAATCCTAAAGATACTGTTAGTTTATTCAGGATAATCAATGTTCCTAAAAGAAAAATTGGAGCAAAAACTATTGAAAAAATCAGAGATTTTGCCGATGGAAATGAGATTATATTCTTTGAAGCCATGGGTAGGATAGAGGAAACTAAACTAGGATCAGCTATAAAAGTAACTGTACTTAGGTTGTATGAGATGTTAAAAAATATAATGGAAGAAAGTCAATTTTTAACAGCCTCGGAGATATATGATATGATCTTAGAGGGAACTAATTATATGAACTATTTAACTACCTACGATGACAAATTTGAAGCTAGAATGGATAATGTAAGGGAACTTCGAACTTCGATACAGGAGATGGAAGATTCAGAACAGTATGAAGGGTTCATAAGTGTAGGAGAATTTTTAGAGCAGACTGCATTAGTAGCAGCTACAGACGACTTAGAAGAGGACACAGACTATGTAAAACTGATGACTATTCATAACTCTAAAGGGTTAGAATTTCCAATAGTTTTCTTAGTGGGGATGGAGGACGAGTTATTCCCAAGTTCTAAAGCTGATTTTTCTGATGATGATCTAGAAGAAGAGAGAAGACTCTGCTACGTAGCTATAACTCGTGCTGAGGAAAAATTACATATATCCCATGCATCTGAAAGGATGGTATATGGAAGAATCTCATATATGAGAGATCCGTCTAGATTTTTAAAGGAAATAGATGACAGGTATGTGGATTATATAAATAAAGCAAAGGTTGCTCCTAAAAAGAAAGAAAGTAAATTAGGAGGATTAAATTTAATCACAAAAGCAGACTTTAAAGTGGATGAAAAATCACCGTTTAAAATTGGCGAAAAGGTAACTCATAAGAAGTTTGGTACTGGGATTATAAAGGACGTAGAAGCAGGGAAAAGACTTGTAATTAGATTTAGAGATGGAGATAAAAAACTTCCACTCGTTTTAGCTGAAAAGTTTTTAGTGAAAGAATAA
- a CDS encoding GNAT family N-acetyltransferase, giving the protein MYRILKGKTLEKFTEKLKELNPDIIMNSNDRVFIILFEEEIIGYAVLGKDKILKDIFIKEERRYSSFGTRLIEFIKNYLSAKGVDEVYLDRYLENAIFFKKVGFKEWSGSLYKVDGLTAREKRKRDGVRSTVLSIGINIFLAGIKIFFGMLGKSKALVADGFHSVSDIVGSVVVLVGIYLGNKPADEEHPYGHGKLESIAGNIIGVILVITAYSLIVENVLDYFRETERLIPENITLVIVLISIAVKYVLYRYKYNIGIRIKNDAVLADAREHKSDVLSSVGVLVGILLSIYVNPIFDLLLSVVVGLIIGKEGLHIIFQTSNNLMDIQDRKLIEEVDNYVSSFGYIENAHDIRMKTSGNMVYLSLHIRLDGKMTIYEGHELSDDIKYSILNKFEDVGDVTIHMDCTI; this is encoded by the coding sequence ATGTATAGAATATTAAAAGGAAAAACGTTAGAAAAATTTACAGAAAAATTGAAAGAATTGAATCCTGATATTATAATGAATTCAAACGATAGAGTATTTATAATTTTGTTTGAAGAAGAGATTATAGGGTATGCTGTGTTGGGGAAAGATAAAATTTTGAAGGATATATTTATAAAAGAGGAACGAAGATATAGTTCTTTTGGAACCAGGTTAATAGAATTTATTAAAAATTATCTCTCTGCTAAGGGAGTAGATGAGGTATATTTAGACAGATATTTAGAAAATGCCATATTTTTTAAAAAGGTGGGCTTCAAAGAGTGGTCTGGGAGCCTTTATAAGGTAGATGGTCTTACGGCCAGGGAAAAAAGAAAAAGGGATGGGGTAAGAAGTACTGTTTTATCTATTGGGATCAATATATTTTTAGCAGGTATAAAAATCTTTTTTGGAATGCTAGGGAAAAGTAAGGCGTTAGTAGCCGATGGATTCCATTCAGTTTCAGATATAGTAGGATCTGTGGTAGTTTTAGTAGGAATATATCTAGGAAATAAGCCGGCAGATGAGGAACATCCCTATGGGCATGGCAAACTAGAGAGTATAGCGGGAAATATAATTGGAGTAATACTTGTGATTACTGCATATAGTTTGATTGTAGAGAATGTGCTGGATTATTTTAGAGAGACAGAACGTTTGATTCCAGAAAATATTACCTTGGTTATTGTTCTTATTTCTATAGCTGTTAAGTATGTGTTGTATAGATATAAATATAATATAGGGATAAGGATAAAAAATGATGCTGTTTTAGCTGATGCTAGGGAACATAAGAGTGATGTATTGTCTTCTGTAGGAGTTTTAGTAGGAATATTGCTGTCGATCTATGTAAATCCAATATTTGACCTTCTGCTGAGTGTTGTGGTAGGTTTGATCATTGGAAAGGAAGGGCTGCATATAATTTTTCAGACTTCTAATAATTTAATGGATATACAGGATAGAAAATTAATAGAAGAGGTAGACAATTATGTCAGCTCATTTGGATATATAGAAAATGCTCATGATATAAGGATGAAAACATCGGGGAATATGGTATATCTTTCATTGCATATTAGATTAGACGGAAAGATGACCATCTATGAGGGGCATGAACTATCCGATGATATAAAGTACTCCATCTTAAATAAATTTGAAGACGTGGGAGATGTGACAATCCATATGGATTGTACCATATAA
- a CDS encoding oleate hydratase, whose amino-acid sequence MMQREKNKNPENSKIYLIGSGIASLASAVYLIKDAEVPGQNIHILEQNNILGGALDGIGDPEKGFIIRGGRMHEEHFECYWDLLSNIPSYEDPNISVKDESFEFSSKFVSNAKARLLKNGEKMDLTSFGLSLKEKMALLKLTLTPEKLIDNKRIEDWFEDEFFETNYWKLWTTMFAFQKWSSLAEMRRYMRRFIHLVDGLPRLGGIMRTKYNQYQSDVIPLKRYLQERGVQFEMEKQVVDIDFNFSADGKKAQVLHVFDKNRKKDEIILRENDYVFITNGSITESTDNGSWTKPPVLKNKSTSGSWMLWEKIAKKDKEFGNPGVFSDNIDLQKWYSFTATLKDKTFHDYMENFSGNIDGTGGLVTMTDSNWLMSIVISRQPHFSNQPEGIKIFWGYGLYPDKVGNYIKKKMSECNGEEILEELWYHLKIQDLMKPIVNSGLVNCIPVAMPFIDSLFMPRARGDRPEVLPEGAINFAFLGQFAELPKDCVFTVEYSVRCAQTAVYGLFETGKEVLPVYDSINKPQVLIKAMKAISR is encoded by the coding sequence ATGATGCAAAGAGAAAAAAATAAAAATCCAGAGAATTCAAAAATATATCTTATAGGGAGTGGGATAGCATCGTTAGCAAGTGCAGTTTATTTAATAAAAGATGCTGAGGTACCCGGACAAAACATCCATATATTGGAGCAGAATAATATTTTAGGAGGTGCCCTTGATGGTATAGGAGATCCAGAAAAAGGATTTATTATTCGTGGCGGGAGGATGCATGAGGAGCATTTTGAATGTTATTGGGATCTTTTATCTAATATACCATCCTATGAAGACCCAAATATTTCTGTTAAAGATGAATCTTTTGAATTTAGTTCTAAATTTGTTTCAAATGCAAAAGCTCGCTTGCTTAAAAATGGAGAAAAAATGGATCTCACATCTTTCGGACTTTCATTAAAAGAAAAAATGGCTCTATTAAAGTTGACACTTACACCTGAAAAATTAATAGACAATAAACGAATTGAAGACTGGTTTGAAGATGAATTTTTTGAAACCAATTACTGGAAACTATGGACAACGATGTTTGCATTTCAAAAATGGAGTAGTTTAGCAGAGATGAGGCGTTACATGAGGCGTTTTATACATCTGGTGGATGGGCTGCCTAGACTTGGAGGCATTATGCGTACTAAATATAATCAATACCAATCGGATGTTATACCTCTTAAACGATATCTCCAAGAAAGAGGAGTTCAGTTTGAAATGGAAAAACAGGTCGTAGATATCGACTTTAATTTTTCTGCTGACGGAAAAAAAGCTCAGGTTTTACATGTTTTTGATAAAAATAGAAAAAAAGATGAGATTATCTTGAGGGAAAATGATTATGTATTTATAACCAATGGTTCTATCACAGAAAGCACAGACAATGGTTCTTGGACAAAACCTCCAGTTTTAAAAAATAAATCAACTTCAGGGTCGTGGATGCTTTGGGAAAAGATAGCAAAAAAAGACAAAGAATTTGGTAACCCGGGAGTTTTCAGTGATAATATCGATTTACAGAAATGGTATTCATTTACTGCCACACTGAAAGATAAAACATTTCACGATTATATGGAAAATTTTTCTGGTAACATAGACGGAACTGGCGGTTTGGTAACTATGACAGATTCTAACTGGCTGATGTCAATTGTAATTTCCCGTCAGCCGCATTTTTCCAATCAACCAGAAGGCATAAAGATTTTCTGGGGGTATGGTTTATATCCTGACAAAGTGGGCAATTATATAAAGAAAAAAATGTCTGAGTGTAACGGTGAGGAGATCCTTGAAGAATTATGGTATCATCTTAAAATTCAAGACTTAATGAAACCTATTGTAAATTCAGGATTAGTTAATTGTATTCCAGTAGCTATGCCGTTTATCGACAGTTTATTCATGCCCCGTGCAAGAGGGGATCGCCCTGAGGTGTTGCCGGAAGGAGCAATAAACTTTGCTTTTTTAGGACAGTTTGCGGAACTTCCAAAAGATTGTGTATTTACAGTTGAATACTCTGTCCGGTGTGCTCAAACCGCAGTTTACGGGCTCTTTGAAACTGGAAAAGAAGTATTACCTGTTTATGATTCAATTAATAAGCCACAGGTACTGATAAAAGCCATGAAAGCAATAAGCAGGTAG
- a CDS encoding DNA-3-methyladenine glycosylase has protein sequence MKKVMVLNKNFYIWDGHSVARELLGKILVKKTEKNIMRGRIVETETYLAPKDRASHAYNNRLTKRTKAMFMKGGHSYVYHGIYTCFNVVANHKGIPHAVLIRALEPLDGIEFMYENRNPKTNRELLNGPRKLCQAFNISINDNACDLTTQENLWIEDDGYKPKFIVECRRIGIEYAKEYKEKLWRFYIKNNNFISRK, from the coding sequence TTGAAAAAAGTTATGGTTTTAAATAAAAATTTTTATATCTGGGATGGACATTCAGTGGCAAGGGAACTTTTGGGAAAGATCCTCGTCAAAAAGACAGAAAAAAATATCATGAGGGGAAGAATTGTAGAAACAGAAACATATCTTGCTCCTAAAGACAGAGCCTCCCATGCATATAACAACAGATTAACGAAACGAACAAAAGCCATGTTTATGAAAGGTGGACATTCCTATGTTTACCACGGCATCTATACCTGTTTTAATGTCGTTGCAAACCATAAAGGTATTCCACATGCTGTTTTAATCAGAGCTTTAGAACCATTAGATGGTATAGAATTCATGTATGAAAACAGAAATCCCAAAACAAATCGTGAACTTTTAAACGGACCGAGGAAATTATGCCAGGCATTTAATATAAGTATAAACGACAATGCCTGCGACTTGACGACTCAGGAAAATTTATGGATAGAAGATGATGGCTATAAACCAAAATTCATAGTCGAGTGCAGAAGAATTGGAATAGAATATGCAAAAGAGTACAAAGAAAAACTATGGCGTTTTTATATTAAAAACAACAATTTTATCTCACGTAAATAA
- a CDS encoding tyrosine phenol-lyase, translated as MKKRFMPEPFKIKSVETMTLPNEQERKKAIEEAGFNTFLLKSNECYVDLLTDSGTNAMSDKQWAGLMVGDEAYAGSKNFYHLQDTVREYFGFKHIIPTHQGRGAENILSSLTIKDGDWVPGNMYFTTTRFHQERNGAKFRDVICDAAHDPDREDVLFKGNVDLKKFQDLIDEVGANNIPYICLAVTVNLAGGQPVSMQNIKEVSELAHKNGILVMYDATRCVENAYFIKDLEEGYADVSIKDIVHEMFSYGDGCTMSGKKDCITNIGGFLCVNDDDLYLQATAMVVQFEGMPSYGGLAGRDMEAMAIGIKEAMNYDYISHRVNQIRYLGEKLASGGVPMVKPYGGHAIFLDARQFLSHLDQEDFPAQALAAAIYVESGVRSMERGIISAGRDSLTGKNHKPKLETVRLTIPRRVYTYAHLDYVADTIIDLYNKRETIKGLEWVYEPPCLRFFTGRFKQK; from the coding sequence ATGAAAAAAAGATTTATGCCAGAACCATTTAAGATCAAATCTGTGGAAACTATGACCCTGCCAAATGAACAAGAGAGAAAAAAAGCTATTGAAGAAGCTGGATTCAATACTTTTTTATTAAAATCTAATGAATGTTATGTGGATCTATTGACGGATTCAGGAACCAACGCCATGAGTGATAAGCAATGGGCAGGTCTTATGGTAGGGGATGAAGCTTATGCCGGCAGTAAGAACTTCTATCATCTTCAAGATACAGTAAGGGAATATTTTGGTTTTAAACATATAATTCCTACCCACCAGGGAAGGGGAGCGGAAAATATTCTCTCATCTCTGACTATTAAAGATGGTGACTGGGTTCCTGGGAACATGTATTTTACGACGACTAGATTTCATCAGGAAAGAAATGGAGCAAAATTTAGAGATGTAATTTGTGATGCTGCACATGACCCTGATAGAGAAGATGTGCTCTTTAAGGGAAATGTAGATCTAAAGAAATTCCAGGATCTTATAGATGAAGTAGGGGCAAATAATATTCCATATATCTGCCTGGCTGTTACTGTAAACCTAGCTGGCGGTCAACCAGTTTCTATGCAGAATATCAAAGAAGTTTCTGAATTAGCTCATAAAAATGGAATACTTGTTATGTATGATGCAACTAGGTGTGTTGAAAATGCCTATTTTATAAAAGATTTAGAGGAAGGGTATGCTGATGTTTCCATCAAAGATATCGTGCATGAGATGTTTTCATATGGAGACGGATGTACAATGAGTGGAAAAAAAGATTGTATTACAAATATCGGTGGATTTCTCTGTGTAAACGACGATGATCTATACCTCCAAGCAACCGCCATGGTAGTCCAATTCGAAGGGATGCCAAGTTATGGTGGATTAGCAGGAAGAGATATGGAAGCTATGGCTATAGGAATAAAAGAGGCTATGAACTATGATTATATCAGTCATAGAGTAAATCAAATCAGGTATTTAGGGGAAAAACTTGCATCAGGAGGAGTTCCTATGGTAAAACCATATGGAGGACACGCCATCTTCTTAGACGCCAGGCAATTTTTATCTCACTTAGATCAAGAAGATTTCCCAGCTCAAGCATTGGCAGCAGCTATCTATGTAGAATCAGGTGTTCGTTCAATGGAAAGGGGAATAATTTCAGCAGGAAGAGATTCTCTAACTGGAAAAAATCATAAACCGAAATTAGAAACTGTCAGATTAACTATTCCGAGAAGAGTTTATACATATGCTCATTTAGATTATGTAGCAGATACTATTATAGACCTATATAATAAAAGAGAGACTATTAAAGGGTTAGAGTGGGTTTATGAACCACCTTGTTTAAGGTTCTTTACTGGAAGATTCAAACAAAAATAA
- a CDS encoding helix-turn-helix transcriptional regulator: MNRKGQNLNVFFRKLLKDFREQTNLTQREVANLIGTGQASICNFENGKKGITLDLATKLLNLFEKRLFVVDSKKRENSKRPLRVFYVESIKNKFSFENFDEFRKWLFKEFLSELIILQVDSGKVFDVIKFYERDSNGDIFNVEEPTLTEEGEDLVVLSLTKKKLK, from the coding sequence TTGAACAGAAAAGGACAAAATTTAAATGTATTTTTTAGAAAACTTTTAAAAGATTTTAGAGAACAAACAAACCTAACTCAAAGAGAAGTCGCTAATTTAATTGGTACGGGGCAAGCTAGTATTTGTAATTTTGAAAATGGAAAGAAAGGAATAACTTTAGATCTTGCGACCAAACTTTTGAATCTCTTTGAAAAAAGATTATTCGTGGTAGACTCTAAAAAAAGAGAGAATTCTAAAAGACCTCTTAGAGTTTTTTATGTTGAAAGTATTAAAAATAAATTTTCTTTTGAGAATTTTGATGAATTTAGAAAATGGTTGTTCAAGGAATTTTTAAGTGAACTGATTATACTTCAAGTAGATTCTGGAAAAGTTTTTGATGTTATTAAATTTTATGAGAGGGATTCTAATGGCGACATTTTTAATGTTGAGGAACCGACCCTCACAGAGGAAGGAGAAGATTTAGTTGTTCTTTCTCTCACTAAAAAGAAATTAAAATAA